The nucleotide window ctatatatttttagtatttttagtattttctttagcactatttatattatttatattactattactgctgctacagtcttatgctgcattaaaacaaaaacacttaccAACCACAACCTGGGACTACGTCAAGTAGACTAGTACACTACTTTCCAGGGCGCACTGTGGAACACTTTATTATATGTTATGTGTAGGTCGTGTCTTGTTATATCCTGTATGTTACCTAAATGTTGTGCATCTGCACTTTATTGTTGTCTATGTCTATGCATGGGACAGTGTGAAACGTAATTTCAATTCCTTTGTATGGCAAGTACATCtgaagaaattgacaaataaaactgactttgactttgactttgacataagtgtgccacaaaaccaaccaatcacagacttggtttcaaaaattctgattggctcttacggtctccaatcagctcgctaGCTGCTGCATTCCGGACACCGGAAACACTGTCCACTCAGCCTCGCTTCTTGCAGATAGAGGGATTTTTGATTTACTCTGCAGCCAAAGAAGAGATGGCAGAATCAAACAATGGCTCCAATAATACTACACCACAGTATCAGgtgagtttaattttttttgtgtgaatttAGTAATTTGCTGTCTTTTCTGTTTAATATGCCGTGAAATTGTAGTTACAGATGCAGCTGTAGAGTTTAAGCTAGCCTAATGGGTAATTACCAGCGTAGTTGTCTTACTCAGGCAGTGTATCCCAATCATGCTTTTTAGGGTAATGGTGCAGTTGAGTCAGCAGTAAGAAATCTGGTGTCTTTGCTGCTTAACAACATATCCACAAATCCTTCAGGGAGGCCAACAGAGAGTGGGCAGCCGGAGCCTAGAACTCTGACTATCCAGCAAGAGATGACAAGGTgttagctttttttgtgtgtgttttttttttctaaacgtTTTGCAATCTTTTCTGTTACAGTTATTTGGTTTATTGATTTATCAACATTGATTTCTAAATTAAAATGTGCTATTAAGGACTGATGTCATATTTAATAACTTTATTAAACAATAACCCTTATGTTATGcaacactgcattttttttaaactcatgcATTTTCATCACACAGATCATTTCCAGGACATTTCAAATCAAACTTGAGCCGTGGTAAAAAGAGATGTTTTACATCTACTAAGCAGCTTGTTAAGGCAGGCAGTAAGACCACAGGCCTCAGTTTTTATTTGCTGTCAAAAAACACATCCTACACTCCTTTGCCAGCTGAGGAGCTTGAACTCCTACAAGCTGGCATGGGGAGACAAACCGTGTCTCTTCCAGAAGATGGTGACCATGCAGAGGTAAGTTTGTATAGTCAGTATTAAAATAAGTCATTGGCAGACACATTTAGCCTGAATCATATGCCATAGTCCATTTAGTGTTCCATTCTGCTTAACTGTGTTTTTAACTAAGATTTCTAGACTTCTGGAAGAAACCTTTCCAAAAATGGAATATCTTTGTGGAGGATGGCTCTTGCATAAGGCAACAGGTTTGTTgtaaattcagtttttatgtgtgtttttggcATTCTTGCGTGCTCATACTGCATTAGAATTATGTAGTTGATACTTTTGCTGCTTGATTGTTTGTGCTATCTTTCTGTCAATAAAGGTGGGAGTGGTCGACGAAAGCTCACTGTAATTCCACCTGAAACAGAAGGATATTCTGTCAAAACACTGAAAGCTGTGTCAGGAGGTGGCAAATCCACTTTTTACATTGTACCTCTTCAGGAAACATTAGACACATCTCCTCTACCTCCCGACTCACAGCACTTTTCAAAGATGCCAAAGAAGATATGTTACCAGTGTAATGAAGTTATGCCTCTGCAGATGCTTGCAGTACACATCAATACGTGCAAAGGAAAATTCTCTCCTGATGAGACTGATGATGAGGTGAGACAATTTTGATGAAGTCAAAATGAgcaattttaattaaataatatagTATCACAATTACTGTTTTTCAATTCTGCAGGAATCTGAGTTATGCATTGTGAAAAGCAAATGCAAGGTAAACCTAGCAAATTACTAAAAACAATAGTAACTACAATAAATTTTGTATCGGTAATGATCTTTTTCCCACTATGCATAACATGTACCCCCTTTTTGAAATTGTAGGTTATTTGTCCAATATACTTTCCTGAAGATGAGATCACAGTCCACGCAAGTCTGTGTGGGGATAGGTAatcttttttcagccatttatgAAAAAATGTTAATCAGTAACAGTCCACGCAaacatatgtatttttttttttttactttgtttcgTCAACAGCTTTCAATGCATGGTGCCTGAAGAAAATGACCAAACTACATGCACACCAACTCAAACTTCAGTATGCACAACAGACAGGTAATCTTTGCTCTATTATAGTTCATATACACATTATTATGCAGAACCATTTGTTAAAATTATGTGTAAGATCTTTTAAACAATAGCTGGGTTTTAATTtcatataaaacattttatgatCACACTACTTTAAATTATGGTTAAAGATTGTTGCACAGAACATGCTGCAATAATTTCTAATCACGTTTAATGTGGTAGCCTCTTTTAATCTAAAgatgattatttttctttgagAACTTAGGATGTTTTCTACCCTGTTTTTGTTAAGCGTGGAAGATGTATTGCGTTGCCTTGAACAACAAGTTGACACCACAACAGAATTTAAGTTGTGTGTGGACAGAGAAGACCTTTCAGACAGAGGCATTCTCcagtggcagagaaaaaaatctgcatctcCCACCAGTGTTCTTAGGGTGGTTTTCATTGGAGAGGCAGGCGTGGATACAGGAGCACTTAGGAAAGAGTTTTTGAGTGGTGAGTTGCCTATTACCTGTTTTGTCCTAGTGTCAAAAAATAatggataacttaaaaatgcgGATATTTTTTGTATGAAAGACATGATTTCAGGTATTGAAAG belongs to Oreochromis niloticus isolate F11D_XX unplaced genomic scaffold, O_niloticus_UMD_NMBU tig00000238_pilon, whole genome shotgun sequence and includes:
- the LOC109199529 gene encoding uncharacterized protein LOC109199529 isoform X2; this translates as MAESNNGSNNTTPQYQGNGAVESAVRNLVSLLLNNISTNPSGRPTESGQPEPRTLTIQQEMTRSFPGHFKSNLSRGKKRCFTSTKQLVKAGSKTTGLSFYLLSKNTSYTPLPAEELELLQAGMGRQTVSLPEDGDHAEISRLLEETFPKMEYLCGGWLLHKATGGSGRRKLTVIPPETEGYSVKTLKAVSGGGKSTFYIVPLQETLDTSPLPPDSQHFSKMPKKICYQCNEVMPLQMLAVHINTCKGKFSPDETDDEESELCIVKSKCKVICPIYFPEDEITVHASLCGDSFQCMVPEENDQTTCTPTQTSVCTTDSVEDVLRCLEQQVDTTTEFKLCVDREDLSDRGILQWQRKKSASPTSVLRVVFIGEAGVDTGALRKEFLSDMISGIESRFFEGPENKGKNPKYSLTDLDNENFRTVGEIIAVSLAQGGPSPAFFKEWCYNVLCSGEVDFSCLSKEDVADVESSLLISKVEDAADIQSLMLWADEIVTCGYTNQIKMDSKESMIRAIVLHSTTRLIPMLQQLRKGMELYGLVNLMAVNPEACHSLFVPGKILKPDADFIMMSCQPHFSEKGTSRERTERKIINFLQDFLQKRLQKHFQTSQMETQAVQVVKNQSLLLSSLCSSG
- the LOC109199529 gene encoding uncharacterized protein LOC109199529 isoform X3, whose translation is MAESNNGSNNTTPQYQGNGAVESAVRNLVSLLLNNISTNPSGRPTESGQPEPRTLTIQQEMTRSFPGHFKSNLSRGKKRCFTSTKQLVKAGSKTTGLSFYLLSKNTSYTPLPAEELELLQAGMGRQTVSLPEDGDHAEISRLLEETFPKMEYLCGGWLLHKATGGSGRRKLTVIPPETEGYSVKTLKAVSGGGKSTFYIVPLQETLDTSPLPPDSQHFSKMPKKICYQCNEVMPLQMLAVHINTCKGKFSPDETDDEESELCIVKSKCKVICPIYFPEDEITVHASLCGDSFQCMVPEENDQTTCTPTQTSVCTTDSVEDVLRCLEQQVDTTTEFKLCVDREDLSDRGILQWQRKKSASPTSVLRVVFIGEAGVDTGALRKEFLSDMISGIESRFFEGPENKGKNPKYSLTDLDNENFRTVGEIIAVSLAQGGPSPAFFKEWCYNVLCSGEVDFSCLSKEDVADVESSLLISKVEDAADIQSLMLWADEIVTCGYTNQIKMDSKESMIRAIVLHSTTRLIPMLQQLRKGMELYGLVNLMAVNPEACHSLFVPGKILKPDADFIMMSCQPHFSEKGTSRERTERKIINFLQDFLQVIEASEKTSETFSNITDGNTGGAGGEKSESLAVQPVLQWMTGQSHVPILPDEKRHFKITCKFDHECKERLGDHLICYPVVSACTCTVTFPVQHLDTYTMFKTIMSAAVRYGGGFHRV
- the LOC109199529 gene encoding G2/M phase-specific E3 ubiquitin-protein ligase isoform X1 → MTRSFPGHFKSNLSRGKKRCFTSTKQLVKAGSKTTGLSFYLLSKNTSYTPLPAEELELLQAGMGRQTVSLPEDGDHAEISRLLEETFPKMEYLCGGWLLHKATGGSGRRKLTVIPPETEGYSVKTLKAVSGGGKSTFYIVPLQETLDTSPLPPDSQHFSKMPKKICYQCNEVMPLQMLAVHINTCKGKFSPDETDDEESELCIVKSKCKVICPIYFPEDEITVHASLCGDSFQCMVPEENDQTTCTPTQTSVCTTDSVEDVLRCLEQQVDTTTEFKLCVDREDLSDRGILQWQRKKSASPTSVLRVVFIGEAGVDTGALRKEFLSDMISGIESRFFEGPENKGKNPKYSLTDLDNENFRTVGEIIAVSLAQGGPSPAFFKEWCYNVLCSGEVDFSCLSKEDVADVESSLLISKVEDAADIQSLMLWADEIVTCGYTNQIKMDSKESMIRAIVLHSTTRLIPMLQQLRKGMELYGLVNLMAVNPEACHSLFVPGKILKPDADFIMMSCQPHFSEKGTSRERTERKIINFLQDFLQVIEASEKTSETFSNITDGNTGGAGGEKSESLAVQPVLQWMTGQSHVPILPDEKRHFKITCKFDHECKERLGDHLICYPVVSACTCTVTFPVQHLDTYTMFKTIMSAAVRYGGGFHRV